The Candidatus Hydrogenedentota bacterium sequence AACTGACGCGCCTATTTGCCCCAGTATCCTCTGCACCCAACACGAGCTTGACTGTAACTGCACCTCCGGCGAACATCCCGCCGGTGTCCCCTCGCCTACGGTGACCTGCTGCGCTTCCGAAAATCTCCTGTTTGCAGGTGCCGATAAGTAGTACGCCGCCGGCTCCATGTCCTCCCACAAAAACCGTCCGTCTGTTCGCGTGGTTAAGAAATGCCTTTGTGTCAGTACACTGTATTCCGGAATAAGACGATACACGCTGACCGCGTATGTCCCATCCCGGCTTGCCCCCTCACCCGTAACTCGCCCGCATAGCGAGAAACTCGGTGCAACCCTCACCTTAAACCCTCTACGCTTTTCGCCCGCCCGTAGATTTACTGTCGTTACTGCCGCCAGGCGCAACCCACGCGTCGCCGTCTCCACCCTGTATCGACCCGGTTTGATCTGCCCAAACCGGAATCGCCCATCCGGTCCGGTCATCTCTTCGTACCCGTCGTAATAGCGCAGCGGATTATCATCCATCGCCCGCAGTCGCACCACTACTCTCCGGCCTCCCGAATCCGCCACAACACCTGACAACTCA is a genomic window containing:
- a CDS encoding carboxypeptidase-like regulatory domain-containing protein, whose protein sequence is MHRTVVRLLLVWAVWGTGSPASVPVERLAELSGVVADSGGRRVVVRLRAMDDNPLRYYDGYEEMTGPDGRFRFGQIKPGRYRVETATRGLRLAAVTTVNLRAGEKRRGFKVRVAPSFSLCGRVTGEGASRDGTYAVSVYRLIPEYSVLTQRHFLTTRTDGRFLWEDMEPAAYYLSAPANRRFSEAQQVTVGEGTPAGCSPEVQLQSSSCWVQRILGQIGASV